A region from the Perca fluviatilis chromosome 16, GENO_Pfluv_1.0, whole genome shotgun sequence genome encodes:
- the LOC120544163 gene encoding complement C1q-like protein 4, which yields MKISVSFTLLLLLGTVPPCESTDYQKTFPQDIYAALRELTASLVQLKADVRLLLTQEQAAQLKIEVDNWNQQLQVRQIAFSASLVDKSESFVGPSAMDTTLIFTYVPTNIGNAYNSTTGVFTAPVRGAYHFEWSVGANGGTSGAVLVKNSANVFLAYEQAAGFMSSSKAVALLLEVGDVVFVRVFVNTRAYDNLNHHTTFSGHLLFPM from the exons ATGAAGATCTCTGTGAGTTTTacgctgttgctgctgctcggCACCGTCCCCCCATGTGAAAGTACCGATTATCAGAAGACTTTTCCTCAAGACATCTACGCTGCGCTGAGAGAGCTGACTGCCTCGTTGGTTCAGCTGAAGGCTGATGTGAGACTCCTGCTGACTCAAG AACAAGCAGCACAACTGAAGATTGAAGTGGACAATTGGAATCAACAACTGCAAG tccgaCAGATTGCATTCTCAGCCTCTCTGGTGGATAAAAGTGAATCATTTGTTGGACCCTCAGCCATGGACACTACCCTGATCTTCACATACGTCCCCACCAACATCGGAAATGCCTACAACTCAACCACAG GTGTGTTCACTGCCCCGGTCAGAGGAGCGTACCACTTTGAGTGGTCGGTCGGTGCAAATGGAGGCACTTCTGGTGCTGTGTTGGTCAAGAACTCAgcgaatgttttcttggcataCGAGCAGGCAGCCGGTTTTATGAGTTCTTCTAAAGCCGTTGCACTGCTGCTGGAGGTGGGAGAcgttgtgtttgtgcgtgtgtttgtaaACACTAGGGCATATGACAACCTAAATCACCACACCACCTTCAGTGGACATCTGCTGTTCCCCATGTAA